GATTTGCCGAACTGGTTCAACCTGATATTGTCGTTCAATGGACGGGAATTGGCGTCGTCGCTCCTACAATTACCACTGCTGATGCAGATAAGATCCATGGGATTTTCAAGCATGACTTATTAATCTGGGATAATTATCCGGTAAATGATTATGACCGTAATCGTTTGTTCCTTGGGCCATTAGTTGGAAGAGATGCAGGCCTTTCTCCTGAACATGGTGTGATTGGTCTAACAGCCAATCCAATGAACGAAGCGGAGGCATCGAAAATTCCGCTGTTTACCGTTGCAGATTATACATGGAACCCGGAAGCCTATAATCCAAATGACTCTTTGGAAAAGAGTTTAAAGGAATTTGCCGGAGCTGCTTATGAACCATTAAAACTGTTTGTAGAATCATCCTATTCTATCAGTCTTAATAACTATAAAGAACCGATTTCGGAAAAATTAAAGCCGCTAATAGATCAGTTTTGGTCAGCATATGAGGCCAAAAATGGTAAAGCGGCCGCAGGCGTTCTTTTACAAGAATTCACGAAGCTGAAAAATGCACCGTCTCAACTGCGAAATACCATGGAAAATCAGAACTTCCTAGAAGAAATCGATCCATATCTAAATAAGATGGAACTATATGGAGTCGCAGGCGAAGCAGCCATTAAAATGGCCCTAGCGGAGCAGGAAAATGATACCCAAACTGCAGAAGAGCAAAGAACATTACTTCAAAACACGATGAATGAGATGGAGAAATTCCCGCAAAAGCTAAGCTTGGGTGTCATCCCAACCTTCCTTGACCGAATTATTAATGGAGAGAATTTAGCTGAAGGAAAAACCGCCACAGCTTCTTCATCAGAAGTCAGCTGGCTAACGCCTGATTTAGCAGTTGATGGAAACAACAATACAAGATGGGCCTCTTTATATACGGATAATCAATGGATTAGTGTCGATCTTGGTCAGCTTTATTCTATTAATAAAGTCGTGTTACACTGGGAATCTGCCTATGGAAAACAATACAAAATCCAAGTGTCACAGGATGGCAGCCAATGGACGGATGTCTATACAGAGTTAAACAGTAATGGTGGAACAGATGAAATCAATTTTCCTTCAACAGACGCAAGATATGTCAGAATGCTTGGCGTGAAACGGGCATCAAGCTGGGGCTATTCTTTATACGAATTCAAAGTATTTAACTCTCACAACTAAAATTAGTGCTGATTATAAATAGGAGAAAAACCGGGGAGAAATCAACTTCCCGGTTTTTTTATGATGGTTTTAAAACGCATAACAAGTTTCCATATTTTTTACATACCAATCAATCTATAATTTTGATAAAATAGAAAGCAATTGTTTAACATTTTGTAAGTTTTTAGGAGGTTTTTTCTGCATGAGATCTCAAAAAAAGAAAAGTAGAAAATGGGTAAAGGTGACCGCTTCGATCCTTCTGATCATGTTAATTGGCTTAGGGGCGTACGGGTACACTGTATATAAATCATTGAATAAAGCGGTTGACGCGATGCATCAGCCAATTGAGCGAAAACAATCAGAAAAACGTAAGGATGCTGTTTCACTCAAGGCAAAAGATCCGTTTTCCGTCTTACTGCTTGGTGTGGACGAGCGCGAAGGTGACAAAGGCCGATCTGATACGATGATTGTCTTATCGGTCAATCCAAACACCGAATCAGTGAAGATGCTTAGCATCCCAAGGGACACACGAACCGAAATTATCGGCAAAGGGAAAGAGGACAAAATAAACCACGCCTATGCGTTTGGTGGAATTCCAATGGCGATGGATACAGTGGAGAACTTTCTTGATATTCCCATTGATTATTATGTCGAGATGAACATGGAAGGATTTACGGAAATGGTCGATGCCGTTGGCGGAGTCACCGTCCAGAATGATTTAGATTTCACCCAAGATGGATTCCATTTTGCAAAGGGTGAGATAACTTTAAATGGTGCTCAAGCCTTAAGCTATACAAGAATGAGAAAAGAAGATCCTCAAGGTGACTTTGGCAGACAAACAAGACAACGCCAAGTAATCGAAGGAATAGTCAAAGAAGGGGCCAGTCTCTCAAGCTTAACGAAGTTTTCCGATATTTTCACTGCCCTTGGAAATAACGTAAAAACGAACCTTACATTTGATCAAATGGTATCCATTCAAAAGGGGTATATAGATGCCGGAGCATCCATTCAGCAAATGGAGATTAAAGAACAAGGAAAAATGATTAATAACATCTACTACGGACTAGTGTCAGCTGAAGAAAAGCAACGAGTGCAAAACGAATTAAAGACGCATCTGGAGTTGTAGTCAAATGTGAAAAAAGTCCTTTCTCGAATCGAGAAGGGACTTTTTTCTATTTGCGATGGTTGAACCCGTTTTCTAGAGCCGCAATTTGATGTCCCACAAATGGAAAATGTTTCCTATGAGACCAAAAAGGCTGACTCAAGCAGGTCGCAAACAAATGACCTGTTTAAGTCAGCCTTATGTTTGTTGAGTTTTAAACAAAATTCTGTGTTGTCGTATTCCTGCTGAATTTATATACGGCAATTAAGAAAAAGGCAGCAGCAAAGGCAAAGAGAATCAGGAGGTGTAAAGATAACTCACTAATCGAATGCCCTTCCTGAATTTTAGTTAATGTATCAAGCGTCCAGCGCTGCGGCAGGAAGTTAGCTATTTTCTGCAATGTTGTTGGCATAACTTCCACAGGCCAGAAGCACCCAGAAAGCATTACGGTCGGTAAGATAATTAAATTTTGCAAGGCGCTCGCTGCGCTGCGGCTATTTGAAAAAGAAATCAGTACTAGCGATAGTCCAACAGCAATCAGGGAAAACAGTAACATGACGACCGCGGCTTCCCAATAGGACATGTTCAGGCCAATATTAAAAAGGCTTTTCATGATGGTTAGCGTGATGACAACCTGGATGGTCATCACAATCATGTTTACCAAGACATTCGCCAATAAATATTTTTTAGCGTTAATCGGTGTCGATAACAGACGAAAGTAGGTACGTTTTTCTTTTTCTAACAGAATGATCTCTGACATATTGATTGCTGACATCAGCATAACCATAATCAAGAAACCCATCGTTTGATTCGTCATATTCTTATTTTTCGATGAATCTTTTAAAGAAGAAGTGGAGAGCTTAAAGTTTGAATGTTGGTAATTCTGATACATCTTCCTAAAGATCTGCTGATTTCCATCTGCTGCTCGGCTGATGGTCGAGATATTATCAACATATTGATATAAATAGGACTTCACGAAGCCTGTAATTTGAGCACCTTTGATAGAGGTTAGCTGGATATGATCAGGTCTCCCCGCCAATACACTGTCCGAATACCCCTTTTCAAAAGTAATGACACTGTCCAGCTTGCCGGACGTAAGCTGATCCTGAACCTTACCCGCTTCAGTCTCCGTAATCTTCACATTCTTTAATCCCGCTAAAAACTGAATTGTATCCCCAGTAATCTCACTTTCGTCTTGATTGACAACGCCGACATGAAGAATCATTTTTTGATCATCGCCATAGGCGAGCAGCGAAATAAAAATTCCGATTAACGGCATAAAAAGATACATAATAATGTTTTTCTTTTTTCGAAATGTCACACTTAACGTGTTTTTAATGAGCCAGAGAACATCCTTCATTATAGCCCCTCCCTTCTTTGCAGCGAGATGAACGCTACTAGTAAAAATATGAACGAACCGATCAGATTAAAGCTTATCGCTGGAATAGCGGCAGCAAAGTCATTTGCATAAATAATTTTTGTTATCGCTGAATTCATCCAGGTTAGCGGTGAAAGGTCAGTAATAAACTTAAAGATTCCTTCAGGATTCTCAATTTTAAAATAGGCCCCGCCAAAAAAGGACGCTAGCTGAATAAATAACATGATGATGACTTGAGGTGCCGTATTTGTTTTCGTCAGGAAACTGACCCCAATTCCCAAACTGACCGCAAACACCACTTCAGTAAGCAGCACTAGAAATACCAGCCCCAGATGGTTACCCCAGTTTGCATTGAATAATAGTTTGCTAAACAGAATTACTAATATGATACACAAACCATTACTAACTAGACTCCCTAACACTTTTCCGATAAAAATTTCACTTTTCCTTACTGGTGCAGCGATCAGGCGATCTGCAGTCCTTCTAACACGTTCACTGACAATTAACGAACTTGCCGGCATCGCCCCGTACAGAACAATCATCGTGGTAATCACGATCGCATAATAATCCATCGACCCTGGCTGTTTATTCGGATTTAGCGAGGTTTCCTTAATAAAATCTCTCTGATCCCCAGTTGTAAAGGCAGCTTCCAATTTTTCAGGAGCTGTTGTCATGATTTCAGAAGCAATATTGTACTTGTCGACATACGCGGAGATCATGCCTTGGAGGATATTCCCTTTAATACTATTACTATTGTTGACATACAGCTGTACCCCTTTTTCGGTCACTTCTACATACCCATCATAGGTACTTTGCTTCACTTCACTTTTTCCATCCATTTTATCGGTGACTTTCTTAAAATGAATCCCCGACTTTTCAGCCACAGTTATAAACTGCTGAAAACTTCCGCCTTGCGTCGTATCTTTATATAAAACATGTAGATCTTCCACAGGAAGACTCGTCGTAAACGTGTTCGACAAGGCTGTTCCAAGGACGAGTATTAAGAGTATCGGAAAGGCTAACATAAAAAACAAGGTTTTTGTGTCCCGGAAGTCTGTTTTAATTTCTTTCCAGGCAATATTGAGTATGTTCAAAGTTAATCCCCCCTATTGGTCTCGCAGATTTCTTCCGGTTAAGGTTAAAAACACGGTCTCTAAATTTGGTGCCTTTTCCTGTACGGCACGGATTTCAATCTGGCTGTTGATAAAGTGTTCAATGATTTTGTTTAAATTATTGACTCCCGTATCCGAGTTGATTTTAATAAAGTTTTCATCCACTGAAACAGCTTCGACGCCAGGAATGTCTTTTATTGACTGGAAATTCACTTTTTCAGAGGATTTGACCTCAATCCATAAGTCCTTCGTATTGGTAATGATCGATTTCAACTGCTCCTTCGTACCCTCGGCAATGATTTTTCCGTGATCAATGATGGCAATCCGCGAACAAATCTCTTCGACTTCCTCCATATAGTGACTCGTGTAAATGATAGTGCAGCCCATCTCGTTTAACTTCTTAACAGATGTCAGGATATAGTTCCGGGACTGCGGATCGATGCCCACTGTTGGCTCATCCATAATGATTAGCTTCGGCCGATGAGCAATGGCACAGGCGATGTTTAAGCGTCGCTTCATCCCGCCTGAAAAGCTATTGGGATAGGTTTTATGTTTATCTTGAAGGCCGACAAATTCTAAGGCTTCCACTACTCGATCATGTAGTTCGGTACCTCGCAGACCGTATAGGCCGGCAAAAAATTTCACGTTTTCATAGGCCGTCATGTCCTCATAGATAGCCAAATCCTGGGGAACCATGCCAAGGTTCATTTTTGTAAAACGGCTTTGTTTGGCTATGTTTTTACCAAGAATACTGATTGCGCCATCATTACTGCGCAGCAGCCCTGCAATCATATTAATCGTGGTACTTTTTCCGGCACCATTGGCCCCAAGAAAGCCAAAGATTTCTCCCTCAGCAACAGATAGACTCATATTATCAACCGCAATAAAGTCACCGAATTTTTTCGTTACATTCTTTATCTCCAACACGTTCATCTCTTCACCCCTAGGTTGTTTGATAGTTCAAGTATAAAAAAAAGAATGACCGTGCATAAGTGCAATCGTTCATTCTTTTCACATGAAGATATTCATATTGTGGATAGGAAATTTTCATAAAGGGATCGGCAGGAGCGTGGTGACAGAAAAACCGTGGGTACTGTCGACAATCATCTTTCCGTCCACAGCTGCGGTACGCTCCTCCATCCCAATAATGCCAAGCCCTTTTTTAATCGTGTCTGTCCCCGCGCCATTATCCTTCACTTCTACTCTGACCAGTTTGTTTAACACCTTCAAATCGACCGAAACAATTGTTGCCCGGGAATATTTCATCGCATTCGTGAGCGCCTCCGTGACATTTTCATGGATAATTTTCCACTGGATGGGCGAAATAATGTCTAAATTCCCTTCATAGGTGAGTACGGTTTTGATTTGTTGTTTGGCATTGAAATCATCAATCATCAGCTTCAGGCGATGAATCCCAACTTGTTCCGTTGGGGGCTTCATATTTTTCAATGTCATACGGATGTTTTCGATGCCGTCCTTTGAAATATTGATCGCATTTTGCAGCAGTTCGGCAGACCTCTCCGGATCGGTTTCCATCAATCGTTTGGCCGCTTCCATTTGAAAAAGTGCCCCTGTCATCGAGTGACCAATCTTATCATGAATCTCCTGTGAAATCCGATTTCGTTCCTCTAGTTTAAAGGTATATTCCGACTGCCGGATGTACTCCGTATTTTCATTTAAATGCTTCGTTAATTTTTGTATCGATTTTCGCATCGAATCGATCTGCGCTTCATCCTTCACTAACATGTTACTGAAGCTTGACGTGACGGAATAAAGCATAAAACAAAAGATCGCCACTAGCCCATACAACGGTTGGAACAGTTCATGTATATAAAAGATTGGGATGATGGAAAGGAGCAGAATCGTGATTTTTTTTTCAAAAAAGCCTGCGGTCAGTTCCACAATCGATAGTGGTAAAAGGATACTAAACATCGGATTGACCATTATACAAGCTATAATAGAAATACAAATAGATACTATGTGCAGAATTCTTTTGATGGTTTTCTGTTTAAAAATATAGACTGTGATATTGACGCAAAAATAAACTAGAAATGTGAGAACAGCCAAGGAGATATAGCTGATTTCCTCCCGTACAAAAAAGAAGGCAATATAAAGTAATAGTACTAACTTCGTGCCAATCATCCAAAACTCCATCTTATTCCACTTTCCCCTTGAGGTAGAAAATCGCAATCTGGGTCCGGTGCTCAAGCCCAGTCTTATTTAAGATAGAAGTAATATAATTGGCCACCGTTCCTTCAGAAATAAACACTTGCTTTGATATGGCTTTATTAGAGCACCCCTTTGCAATCAGGGACATGATTTCTCTTTCTCTATCGGTGAATTGGCTGAGATCCGTTGGCGTCTCCGGTGCTTTATGTTCCGTGAGATTGGACTTTATTTTTTCTAAAATTACGTCCTGAATAATGCTGTTTCCATTATAAACACTCTTTATGGCATCCCGAATTTGTTCAGGGTCATTATTTTTCAATAAATAGCCTTTGGCGCCGTTTTTGATGGCATCAAGAATGTATTCATCATCATCAAAAGTGGTTAAGATAATGGGTTTTACGCTGGTTTGCTCAGTAATCAGCTTCGCTGCCTCCACCCCATTCATATTAGGCATGCGTACATCCAGCAGGGCAATATCGACCGGATGCTTTAGGCAAAAGTCTATTGCCTCTTTTCCATCATTCACCGTATCGAGCACCTCAAACTCTGCATATGTATTAAGGATAATTTTCAAGCCTTCGCGAATAAAGGAGTTGTCATCCGCAATGATGACCTTGATTTTCATAAGATCCTGGCCCCCTTCCTAATTTTCAATATATCTACCAGAATTATAGCAAGAAATTGCGAGGAAATGGATTGTATATTCAGATTATAATCATTTTTCAGTCACGTTGTTTCAATTGTACGAAAAAGTTCAAGTTCTGCTCCCTTCTATGTTCATTATTCATTTTATAATCGTAATAGAAATAGCCATTCATTTTCCAAATGAATAGCGGAACCTTTGTGTAAAAAATTTTTTTTGCAGATCAATGATGATGGAGGAACAAAAAATGAAACAACTCTGGATTGTGACTGCGCTGGCCATATTAGTAGTAACTGGCTGTTCATCCAATAGTGCAAATAACAAAGCTGCCATGGATGGAGAATCCATCTACGCTAATAAGTGTTCAGCCTGCCATGGTGAAAATTTAAAAGGGGCTGTTGGACCGGCAGTTGTAAACATGGCTGGTAAATACTCCGAGAAAGAACTATTGAAACTCATAACCGAAGGTACTGCTCAAATGCCAGGTAATCTACTGACAGATGAACAATCAAAAATTGTTACAGAGTGGTTAATGGAACATTGACTTCTCCCCATGGATAAATCCAGGGGATTCTTTTTTAAACCTTCATCAAAGCCGCCTATCAGCCGGGGCTGCCAGGTCTTACTGCTTCTCCAGTTCATTACGACATGTAGTGAAAAACACATACCGCAGCCCAATCATAGGCACTACGCCACTGCCCTTTTAGCTCCATTGTACGGGACAATGGGGGTTAAGAGGACTCGGCGATACTTTGTATCTTTTATTTTAGGTAGTTCTCGATTTTTCTTGAATTGTTTATGGATAGACTTGTCCAAAATATTCACGGCACCCACTAGATCCCGATGTCCTTTCGCACCACACGGACAGTGGAAGTTTCGATTCCATTGTTTACTGAATTCTCCGCATGAAGGGCACGTACCGGAAGTATAGGACTCTTCCACAAGTTGGACTTTGACGCCTCGAAGGTTCAATTTGTATGTTATTTTTTCAATTAATTGCCCAAAACTCCAATTGGACAATTGTTGACGAATTTCTTTTCTTGTTTTCTTTTTCTTCTTCGTATTCTTTTGAACGCCATCCGGTGTTCCGATATAGAGTGCTTTAATGTGGTTTTCCACACACCAATCGGTGACCATTTTCGAAATCGTATGCAATAGGTACTCGATTCTCCGTTCCAGTTTTTCTAAAAAACGGCGTTTACGCAAAATGAGTTTTTGCCTTTTGTTCGAACCTGGCTTTTTCCGACCAATGAGCTTCTGAAGCTCTTTTAACTTTTTGTTTCTGTAGCGCTGTAACGAGCGAAGTTCTCTTCCTGTGACAATGAAGTGATTTTTTCCGTCACTTAAAACAGCCGCATGTATGAGCCCTAAATCACAGCCAGCTTCCTTATTACCTTGTACTTGCTTTTGTTTTGGTACTTCCACTGCTATATGCATCCAGTATTGATCTTTGTGCCAAACGATCTCGGCACTTTTTATTGTATGGAAATCAATGTGCTTTGGTTGAGGGATCACTAAGGGGGATTGTTGTTTTCCATTGCTAAACAGCAGCTTTTTATCCTTGCATTTAATAGCTGCTTTTTTATATTTGACGGAAAAGAATTTTTTGTATTTCCAAGGGTATCGCCACTGTTTTTCACCTTTAGCCCG
The DNA window shown above is from Neobacillus sp. WH10 and carries:
- a CDS encoding beta-N-acetylglucosaminidase domain-containing protein, producing MAKRKLFSKAIISVCLVTGLVLPLDIQKTSAQEGNEKYVFTVSPTPKSIEETGNGFPLNPTVGLVTENGTDQSAIEEVKAALKKAGVKTIVESNIKAPLLNAPVIIWLGEFSDEAELKVIKDSSGLDDLTLTKKEEYVVTSTHGKESKKHIVISGKDGTGTYYGTKTFKQMIIEREGTDWIPEVEIHDWPTMPIRGAIEGFYGEPWSHEDRLSQLNFYGEHKMNSYIYAPKDDPYHRDKWKEPYPQEKIKEIEQLVKTAHKNHVTFTFAISPGNTITYSSDADLQALINKAQAMWDVGVRSFALFLDDIDPNLRSPEDRAMFGKDANPPAAAQAYLLNRFNDQFIKKHEGAERLITVPTDYYQAGTTPYRKRFAELVQPDIVVQWTGIGVVAPTITTADADKIHGIFKHDLLIWDNYPVNDYDRNRLFLGPLVGRDAGLSPEHGVIGLTANPMNEAEASKIPLFTVADYTWNPEAYNPNDSLEKSLKEFAGAAYEPLKLFVESSYSISLNNYKEPISEKLKPLIDQFWSAYEAKNGKAAAGVLLQEFTKLKNAPSQLRNTMENQNFLEEIDPYLNKMELYGVAGEAAIKMALAEQENDTQTAEEQRTLLQNTMNEMEKFPQKLSLGVIPTFLDRIINGENLAEGKTATASSSEVSWLTPDLAVDGNNNTRWASLYTDNQWISVDLGQLYSINKVVLHWESAYGKQYKIQVSQDGSQWTDVYTELNSNGGTDEINFPSTDARYVRMLGVKRASSWGYSLYEFKVFNSHN
- a CDS encoding ABC transporter permease, whose translation is MKDVLWLIKNTLSVTFRKKKNIIMYLFMPLIGIFISLLAYGDDQKMILHVGVVNQDESEITGDTIQFLAGLKNVKITETEAGKVQDQLTSGKLDSVITFEKGYSDSVLAGRPDHIQLTSIKGAQITGFVKSYLYQYVDNISTISRAADGNQQIFRKMYQNYQHSNFKLSTSSLKDSSKNKNMTNQTMGFLIMVMLMSAINMSEIILLEKEKRTYFRLLSTPINAKKYLLANVLVNMIVMTIQVVITLTIMKSLFNIGLNMSYWEAAVVMLLFSLIAVGLSLVLISFSNSRSAASALQNLIILPTVMLSGCFWPVEVMPTTLQKIANFLPQRWTLDTLTKIQEGHSISELSLHLLILFAFAAAFFLIAVYKFSRNTTTQNFV
- a CDS encoding sensor histidine kinase, which produces MEFWMIGTKLVLLLYIAFFFVREEISYISLAVLTFLVYFCVNITVYIFKQKTIKRILHIVSICISIIACIMVNPMFSILLPLSIVELTAGFFEKKITILLLSIIPIFYIHELFQPLYGLVAIFCFMLYSVTSSFSNMLVKDEAQIDSMRKSIQKLTKHLNENTEYIRQSEYTFKLEERNRISQEIHDKIGHSMTGALFQMEAAKRLMETDPERSAELLQNAINISKDGIENIRMTLKNMKPPTEQVGIHRLKLMIDDFNAKQQIKTVLTYEGNLDIISPIQWKIIHENVTEALTNAMKYSRATIVSVDLKVLNKLVRVEVKDNGAGTDTIKKGLGIIGMEERTAAVDGKMIVDSTHGFSVTTLLPIPL
- a CDS encoding transposase, translating into MGPHKKNMKEKKKKESKGDIVIRKFPLRLTSEERRLVDTLRQKAANLWNDCLDLHWWLYDVYKIWTSASEKKKWYNATTHQLHSQTIQAIIELHEETCKRTRELRAKGEKQWRYPWKYKKFFSVKYKKAAIKCKDKKLLFSNGKQQSPLVIPQPKHIDFHTIKSAEIVWHKDQYWMHIAVEVPKQKQVQGNKEAGCDLGLIHAAVLSDGKNHFIVTGRELRSLQRYRNKKLKELQKLIGRKKPGSNKRQKLILRKRRFLEKLERRIEYLLHTISKMVTDWCVENHIKALYIGTPDGVQKNTKKKKKTRKEIRQQLSNWSFGQLIEKITYKLNLRGVKVQLVEESYTSGTCPSCGEFSKQWNRNFHCPCGAKGHRDLVGAVNILDKSIHKQFKKNRELPKIKDTKYRRVLLTPIVPYNGAKRAVA
- a CDS encoding ABC transporter ATP-binding protein, encoding MNVLEIKNVTKKFGDFIAVDNMSLSVAEGEIFGFLGANGAGKSTTINMIAGLLRSNDGAISILGKNIAKQSRFTKMNLGMVPQDLAIYEDMTAYENVKFFAGLYGLRGTELHDRVVEALEFVGLQDKHKTYPNSFSGGMKRRLNIACAIAHRPKLIIMDEPTVGIDPQSRNYILTSVKKLNEMGCTIIYTSHYMEEVEEICSRIAIIDHGKIIAEGTKEQLKSIITNTKDLWIEVKSSEKVNFQSIKDIPGVEAVSVDENFIKINSDTGVNNLNKIIEHFINSQIEIRAVQEKAPNLETVFLTLTGRNLRDQ
- a CDS encoding cytochrome c — its product is MKQLWIVTALAILVVTGCSSNSANNKAAMDGESIYANKCSACHGENLKGAVGPAVVNMAGKYSEKELLKLITEGTAQMPGNLLTDEQSKIVTEWLMEH
- a CDS encoding ABC transporter permease gives rise to the protein MNILNIAWKEIKTDFRDTKTLFFMLAFPILLILVLGTALSNTFTTSLPVEDLHVLYKDTTQGGSFQQFITVAEKSGIHFKKVTDKMDGKSEVKQSTYDGYVEVTEKGVQLYVNNSNSIKGNILQGMISAYVDKYNIASEIMTTAPEKLEAAFTTGDQRDFIKETSLNPNKQPGSMDYYAIVITTMIVLYGAMPASSLIVSERVRRTADRLIAAPVRKSEIFIGKVLGSLVSNGLCIILVILFSKLLFNANWGNHLGLVFLVLLTEVVFAVSLGIGVSFLTKTNTAPQVIIMLFIQLASFFGGAYFKIENPEGIFKFITDLSPLTWMNSAITKIIYANDFAAAIPAISFNLIGSFIFLLVAFISLQRREGL
- a CDS encoding LytR family transcriptional regulator — protein: MRSQKKKSRKWVKVTASILLIMLIGLGAYGYTVYKSLNKAVDAMHQPIERKQSEKRKDAVSLKAKDPFSVLLLGVDEREGDKGRSDTMIVLSVNPNTESVKMLSIPRDTRTEIIGKGKEDKINHAYAFGGIPMAMDTVENFLDIPIDYYVEMNMEGFTEMVDAVGGVTVQNDLDFTQDGFHFAKGEITLNGAQALSYTRMRKEDPQGDFGRQTRQRQVIEGIVKEGASLSSLTKFSDIFTALGNNVKTNLTFDQMVSIQKGYIDAGASIQQMEIKEQGKMINNIYYGLVSAEEKQRVQNELKTHLEL
- a CDS encoding response regulator transcription factor, whose amino-acid sequence is MKIKVIIADDNSFIREGLKIILNTYAEFEVLDTVNDGKEAIDFCLKHPVDIALLDVRMPNMNGVEAAKLITEQTSVKPIILTTFDDDEYILDAIKNGAKGYLLKNNDPEQIRDAIKSVYNGNSIIQDVILEKIKSNLTEHKAPETPTDLSQFTDREREIMSLIAKGCSNKAISKQVFISEGTVANYITSILNKTGLEHRTQIAIFYLKGKVE